GACGCCCACGAGGCCGAGGATGATGAGCAGCTTCACGTTCTTCCACCAGTAGCGCCGGGCCATCTTCTGCGACGTGGTGCGGAAATGCTCCGACTGCGgggacagggctcagggacctggggacagccttgaccccctggggacacccatgCCACGCTGGAGAACCCAAATCCCATGCAAGGGACAGCCCTtggcccctggggacacctctgtcacctgggcaccccagcTGCCACCCCAGGGACATCGGCTGAGctcctgagggcagccctgccaCCCTGGGGACAATCCTGCCCACCGTGGTGACATGGTACCCAATGCAGGTACCCCATGCCCACCCTGGTgaccccctgcccaccctggtgGCCCCGTGCCCCCCtggtgccccccgtgccccctcACCGTGGCCTCCAGGTCCTGGCtcttgctgtgcagctgctccaggttcTCGCCGCGGGCCAGGATCCTCTCCAGGTTCTGGCTCATGATGGTGGTGACCCcctgcacctcctgctgcagcgccCGCACGCGCCCCGAGCCCCCCGCGCCGTCTGCCAGGGGGGCatcccccgggacccccgccTGCGGAACGGGGATGGGCTCAGGGgtaccccgggacccccgggacccccggcagTGACAtggggcagggctcagggacaTCCTCGGGACCCCCCACGACACCCCATGaacaccccacagacacccgGGATCACCCCGGCTGCTCCGCCACGCACAACCCGGTGCCCCCGCACCGGCCGCCGGTgacccccggtgccccccgcaCTCCCTCCCCGGTGCCCgccccggtgccccccggtaccccccggtgccccccggtGCCCCGGACCCACCATGGTCCGTCCGGCCCCGCTCGGCTCCGCTCCGGCGGCGGCCCCGGacccgccccgcccgcccggggcttccgggagcggcggcggcgccgggggcgggcgcggggcgggcccggggcgcggcggggTCAGGGCGGGGTCAGGGCGGGCCGGGGGTCGCGCAGAGCCCGGGGGGGTTCGGGGGCTTTGGGGCGGCCCGGGGGTCCCGGTTCCGGTCCCGGTTCGGGGGTACGGGGGGTGGCGCTTAACGGGGGAGAAGGGGCGGAGTTTAACAGGGTGTGGTCCTGTTGCCCCGCCCTCCTCGCCGCTGATTGGCTGCCGCGGCCGTCACGtgcggggggcggggcggggccgtggcgatggcggcggcggcggcgggtgcggagcggggcggggcggggggcgcgggacCCCCGGGATCACCGGGACCCCCCGTGACCCCCGACCCCTGACCTGTGACCCCCCGGCAGgcccggcgcggcggcggcggccggagcggggggaggcggcggcggagccCCCCCCGAGCcccaccgggacccccaaatcccccggAACCGGCACCGGGCCCGGGCCGGCGCGGCGGCTGCTGGGGTTCGAGCTGCGGGAGCTGACGCGCTGGCACCGCTTCGTGCGGCTGCTGCACCGGCCGCAGGACCCCGCCGCGCTCGGCGCTTTCCGCGCCGCCTTCGGTCAGCGGGGGCCGGCACCGGGGGGGAACCGGGCTGGGACCGACCGGGAGGGCCGGAGGTGCTTCGGGGGCACGGGGAGACCGGGGGATGGAGGGACCgaggggctctgaggggcaCCGGGACAGGGGGACCGCGCacggggggacaccggggggcaccggggaGCACCGGGGAAACGGAGCGAGCAGGGGCTCGGAGAGACCGGGAGAGCTCGGGGGATGGGGCTCGGGGCCGGGATCCGGGGGTCCCCCATCCCCGGGGCCGGCGGTGTCCGGCCGTGACACGTCAGCACCGGAGCAAAGGTCCGGCGATGTCCGGGCGGGAGGAGCGGTCAGTGACCGAGTGCCCGCGGACCGGGCGCCCGCTGACCGCCGTTCCCGTGCCCgccgtgcccagggctgctgatgGCGCTGGACGTGCCGCAGGAGCGCGGGCTGGGCCACCTGGACCAGCGGTACCTGGACGGGCTGGAGGTGTGCCGCTTCcccctgctgcccttcctggCGCCGCTGCCCCTGGACTGGATGTACCTGCTCTACACCGTCATGTTCCTCGGTACCGGCACCGGGGAAACCGGGGGCGAACGGGGCAGGAATGGGGGGAACgggggtgggaatgggggggaacagggggggaaatgggggtgggaatggggcagggatggggatggcactggggcaggaacgggggtgggatggggacaggaatggggatggcactggggtggAATGGGCGTGGGATGGGTGCTGGGACTGGCAGGGGAGTGGAGggaggctggggacaggcagcaggaggggacagggggcactctggggacaggggacacaccGGGCGCCCTGTGCCCGCAGGAGCCCTGGGCATCATGCTGGGCTGCTGCTACCGGCTGAGCTGCGTGGCGTTCCTGTGCCCATACTggtacctgctgctgctggacaaAACCTCCTGGAACAACCACTCCTACCTCTACGGGCTGCTGGGCTtccagctggcactgctgggcgCCGACCGCTACGGGTGGGCACCGGGGGGCACGGGCACTGACCGGTACGGGTGGGCAccggggggctgcaggggcacaggggatcccaggagcagcagggtgctGACAGGGGGCTGGGGTTCCCATGGggtggcacagctcctggggtCCCCTGTGGCATTGGGgtggcacagctcctggtgtccccgcggtgctgtgtccccaggagaCGTCCCTGTGCCTCTGTGCACCCACCTGGTGGGACGGGTCCTGCTGCCAGGCCTGGCTCTGTGTCCCAGcgtgtgcccagggctgtggcagtggtggcacactggggacagtgacagtgtccccctgtgtccccccgtgtccccccagctCCGTGGACGGGCTGTTCCGGCCCCAGAAGCGCAACGCCCACGTGCCGCTGTGGAACTACGCCCTGCTGCGTGCCCAggtgggtgtccctgcccgAGACCCCCCCGggagccccccaggaccccctgaCCGTGCCCCTCCAGGTGTTCATCGTGTACTTCATCGCGGGGCTCAAGAAGCTGGACGCTGACTGGGTCGGGGGCTTCTCCATGGGGACCCTGGCCCGGCATTGGCTCTTTGCACCCTTCAGGTcaggccagggcagggcaggggccaGGGGGGCGaggggtgaggatgaggagggtgaAGGGGGTCAATGAGGGTGTGGTAGAATTGAGGGGTCCAAGgtgaggatggggagggggtgatggggaggggatgaggatgaaggtggggctgggctgggagatgggatgggatcaatgggatgggaatgggataggatgggatgggatcagtgggataGGTTTTGGAGAGTTATGGGGTTGGAGGATGAGGTTAAGGAGgtttgatgatgatgatgatgatggggaagggagggggtCTGCAGGCCTGTGTTAGGATGGGATGAGTACAGGGGAACGGGTTTGGGTTGAGGATGAGGAGTGTGACGGTGATGGGAcgggctgaggaggaggagggtgaggcTGGGGCGGGGCCGATGCCGAGGAAGGCTCCgtggccaggctggtgctgtcgGAGGAGCTGACCAGCCGGCTCGTGGTGCACGGCGGCGGGCTGGTGCTCGACCTCTCCGCCGGGTTCCTGCTCTTCTTCGACGCCACGCGGCCCCTGGCCCTCGTCTTCGTCACCTACTTCCACTGCATGAACTCGCAGCTCTTCAGCATCGGTGAGGGGGAAaggcacccccagaccccccctgtgtgcccagggcacccccagacccacccaGTGTGCCCAGGGCACCCCCAGAGCATCTCCAACCTGGACATGGCACCCCTGGGCAACCCCAGCCAGGCTGATCTCCCCTCCACAGCCCTCAAACGTCCTCAATGCTAAACAGGGGtgcccagagaccccaaaacaccctggccctgtgcagggaTCACCCCCAATCCTAAACAGGGGtgcccagagaccccaaaacaccctggccctgtgcagggaTCCCCCCCAATCCTAAACAGGGGtgcccagagaccccaaaacaccctggccctgtgcagggaTCCCCCCCAATCTTAAACAGGGGtgcccagagaccccaaaacaccctggccctgtgcagggacccccccccagTCCCAGCCAGGGGCACCGCCAGCCCCGGGTGCAATGTCCCCCTAATTGTCCCCCCCCAGGGATGTTCTCCTACACCATGCTGGCCACCAACGGGCTCTTCTGCCGGCCCGAGTGGCCCCGGGGGCTCGTGGCCCGCTGCCCCCCCCGGCTGCAGGCCTGGCTGCCCAGCACggagcccccccagcccagccccgacTGCCACTACGGGgggaggagagcccgggggGGCCTTCGGCCTCGCCAGCACCTGGCTGCGGCCTTCACCATCCTCTacgtgctggagcagctcttcctgccctACTCGCACTTCATCACCCAGGTGGGCACGGGGAGGCActggggaggatgaggaggagttTGGGAGGCACAGGAGGGGACTGGGGCATGtggagaggatttggggggcaGTTTGGGGAATGGAGGGGCATTTAGGGTATggtggtgggtttggggtccctgtcccctccctgtcccccagggtggggacagcacTGTGCTCTGTGACCCACCCATGTCTCCCCAGGGCTACAACAACTGGACCAACGGGCTCTACGGCTACTCGTGGGACATGATGGTGCACTCCCGCTTCCACCAGCACGTCAAGATCACCTACAGGGACGGGCTCACCGGGGAGGTGGGCTACCTCAAGCCAGGGGTGAGTgacccccagagctcccagacGCGGGGGCTTCCCCCGTGGGCCTCAGTTTCCTTcatccctcattttccccctgtGCCTCTGTCTCCCCATCACTCATGGAACCCCTGAGCCTCGTTTATTCCTATTCTTCATTTCCCCCATCCCTCATTCCCCTATGCCTCAGTTTCTCCATGCCACTGCCCCACGCCTCAGTGtccccgtgcctcagtttcccctccgTTTCCCCAGGCGTTCACGCAGAGCCGGCGCTGGCGGGACCACGCCGACATGCTGAAGCAGTACTCGGCCTGCCTGAGCCGGCTGCTGCCGCGCTACAACGTCAGCCAGCCCCAGATCTACTTCGACGTCTGGGTGTCCATCAACGAGCGCTTCCAGCAGAGGTGCCACGCacgggggacaggggacacagggatatGGGAAACCAGCAGATATGGGAAACCAGCAGATATGGGggacagggcacacagggacatgggaaaCCAGCAGATatgggggacaggggacacagggatatGGGAAACCAGCAGATatgggggacaggggacacagggatatGGGAAACCAGCAGATatgggggacaggggacacagggacatggcgGACAGGACTCGTCGCTGGgtctgggctgggagctgtgggtgctgctgctcctttcagcTGAGGTTGGGGTGGACACAGGGTTTGGCGGAACACAGGGACACATGGGGGTGCCACAAGGGGGTGGCTTGTCCCCACAGCTGTTGTGGGCCCCATGTGCTCTCAAGGTTCCCTGTGCCATGAGCACTGTCACTGCCAGCAGTGGTTTGGGGGCACTGCAGGGTTTTGAGCCCTGGTCCCCCTCAGGCTCGTGGACCCTCGAGTGGACCTGGTGCGCGCCCCCTGGTCCCCCTGGACCCCCACGCcgtggctgctgcccctgctcgTGGATCTGTCGCCGTGGCGCCAgcggctgcaggagctggaggcgCAGCtggacggacacacggacaccgTGTTCATCGCTGACTTCCCCGGTGcggcccggggctcccgggggTGGGGGTACAGGGGTCACGGGGGGGTCAcggggggcacagaggggtccaggatttggggtgggggtacagagccagctgtgtcaCAGGCCTGCACCTGGAGAACTTTGTGAGCGAGGACCTGGGCAACACGAGCCTGCGGGTGCTGAAGGGGCAGGTGCTGGTGGAgctggtggagcagcagcagaaccactccctgcaggaggggcagggcatgcaggtgaggggcagggcatgcaggtgaggggcagggcatgcAGGTGAGGCTGGCGGTTCCccgggtgggttttggggtgcccggGGGTGCTGACAGCCCgttccagctgccagcagggcagtACCACAAGGTGCACACGGTGTCCCCGGAGCCCTCGTGCTACATGTACCTGTATGTGAACACCACGGcgatggagctggagcagaaccTGACGCggctgcaggagctgcgggAGCGCGTGCGCAACGGCACCGGTGAGACCCCCAAACACCCGGTGGTGGGCGCTCCTGGGACCCCCAGACACGGCGGGCAGGgcacccctgggaccccctaacacccagccctgggctcccctgGCTCCTCACACCTGGGAAACTCAAAATCCTTGAGGCCTTGCTTCCTgggcccccaaaatccccatcaCATCACACCCGGGGTAGCactgggggaccccaaaagcTCCATCAGCTCAGCCCCTGGTGAGCAGTGGGCTGAGGGGATCACGGAAGACCCCAGTCACTgtcacagggctgggggggacAGCAGAGTCCCCAAACTGCAGTCCCCTCATTCTCTGGTGAGCCATAGCGTGGGAGGATGACAGGGACAGCCAGTCCCTGCCACTGGGCTGGGGGATCACGGGCACGCCATAACCCACACCCCAGCACTGACCTGGGGGGATCACGGGCACCCCATAACCCACACCCCAGCACTGACCTGGGGGGATCACGGGCACCCCATAACCCACACCCAGCACTGGCCTGGGGGGATCACGGGCACCCCATAACCCACACCCAGCACTGGCCTGGGGGGATCACGGGCACCCCATAACCCACACCCAGCACTGGCCTGGGGGGATCACGGGCACCCCATAACCCACACCCCAGCACTGGCCTGGGGGGATCACGGACACGCCGGTGCTGAGCTGGGGGGTCGCAGACAGCCCCCAACCCCACCGCCGTGCCCCCAGAGCaggccccgctgccccccgaGCTGCGGCCGCTGCTGGGGGAGCCGCTGCCCGCGGGGGCGCCCCTGGACCCGCTCGTGTCGCTGTTCctgcggcgggagcggcgccaGCAGCGCCGGGAGCGCgagtccagcctggcccagcgCCTGCGCCGCTTCCTCCGCAGGAAGTTCTTCCTCTTCCGCCGCAGGtcagccccagagccccccccgtcccccggtgtccccgtggtgtccccGGTGCCCACCGTGCCCAccgtgtccccgcagtgccCTGATGACAATGATTGCCCTGCGGAACCTGGCGCTGGGCCGCCCGGCCCCGGAGCGCCTGGCACAGGAGGTGGCCTTCGCCAGCTGGCgcggcgaggaggaggaggctcgGCCCGAGAGCGACGGGGGCGCCCCGAGGGGCCCCGAGCTCTGAACACCCCAAATAAATGCAGTTTTGTAAGCCAGAAATCctcccgtgcctcagtttcccccggTGCCCCGGATTCTCCCCATAActgctttcctgccctgggcattCCCACTGTGCCCCTTTCCTTTCATCTCTCAGCCACATTCCCTTCCTGGTTCTCCATCCCATCTCCCCCGTACCCCAATTCCCCCAAGCtcatttccccattcccattatctccccaaaccccaatttcccccataCCTGTTGCCCCAATGCTCATTGCTGACTTGAACTCCACTTCCCCACCCCATTCCCCCCATTCCAGCACCTGTTCCCACACACGCTTTctccccatctcctccccaaatcccactttCCCTTGCACCCCAATTTCTCCATCCCCAGCGCCTCAGCTGCCCCCGAGTCCCCCACACACTCGCGGTGGCTCCGTCTAACCCATCGCTTTTATTgagattctttttctttttgagttcATTTTTGGATTCAGTGGATCAAAACATTCGGACGAAACCTCCCGAAAATAgtaaaaccaagaaaacaaaaaaaccaacaaaccaaaaatctcctccagggcagggaaagccGCCGCTGCCCCCCCCCAAGGCACTCTGGGGGCCGGAGCCCGGGCGGGCAGTAAACAAGCCGGCTTCTCTGTACCACACCGGCCACGGCGCCGCGCCCGGGCACCCCCGGCGCTCCAACAAACCCAATCCCGCCCCGTTTCACCCCAAAGCGCTGGGGGCAGGGCggggggagggcaggggaggggaagggggggcTTTCGTGGGGGATCAGGAGCTGCCGGCTGAGCGCGGGGGCTTCTCTGTACTCACGCCCCCGCCTCGGCGCACAATAAATACACCAAACCTTCAAGTATCAAGCGCCAAATGCCCCCCCTTGCCCCCCAAAATCCGGACAAAGTTTGGGGGGTGGAGGGGTTGTGCAGTTGGGGAGTTGTTTCAGCTTTTggattaaaaccccaaaaaacaaaaaaaaaagaaaaagaatgtaaaatgTTTTCCTCTGGTACCGAACCCtcagggggggtttgggggtctgtTTTAGCGTGTCCCCCCCGAAATGTGCATTTTTGGAacaaaaaaaggttaaaaatgaGGGTTAAGAACCAAACCCAGCACCAGCGAGGTCCCAGGGGCGTGGGGAGGTGGAATGGGAAGTGTGTTCCCCACCAGCGGGACTGGGGGAGCCAAAATGAGAATCCTCCCAGTGGAATGGGGACcgtggggggacacagggggagcCAGAACAGGGGGCTGTGCGTCCCCCcctgcagcaggatgggggGGACTGCGGGAGCCAAAACGGGGGGTCCCCCTGATGTagtggaatttgggaaaaagagGAGTGATAAAATGGAGCATCCTCCCACACCAGGACTGCTGGGACCCAAATCGGGGTGGCCCTTGCCACAGTGGGGGCACGGGGAGGGTGAGAGAGGGCACTTGGGCCTTTTTCCCCATCTCACAGCTCGGAGTGAAGAGACATTTGTTAAAAACCATCCAGAGGGAATTGGGGGGGGACACGAggggggctccaggagaggcaCGTGGTCCCCACACAACCAAAACGATGGTGAGAGACAATGGGGGGGCCGGGGAGCCTGGGGGGGGCCGGGAGCTCTTCCCCCAGAGCCCACGGGCTTCTCTGTAACCTACGCCCGCGGGAGTGGGGGGAAAAGCCCTAACAATGCTCTTTTCTCAGTATTTTAGTTTCTTGGGCACTTCCCAAGGGAAACTGTCCCTACCAAAGTGGCCATAGGCTGCGGTCCTCTGATAGAGGGGCTTCTTCAGATCCAGATCCCTGGAATACACAATTCCCGACTCAGTGAGGCTGCCCCGGGCTCCTGCCTtcgccccttccttccctgcctggCCGGGGGTTCCGCAGCGGCGCctccgccccctccccgccccgcggGGCGGTTGGAGCTTCCCGGGCCGCGCCCCCGGGGCTCCGGAGCCGGGGAAGCTCCAAGCGCTCGGCTCCGGCGGATACTTACCCCGTCCGCGCCCCGAGCGCGCCTTCTCCGTCCGGCCGAGCGGCTCCGCGCCGGGTCCAGGCGCCAGGCGGTCCCCGGGCTGCTCCGGGAGggacccccgcccgccccgccccccggcACAGCCCCCCGCGCCCGTTACCTGACGATGACCCCGGGGCGCAGGTCGAAGTTCTTCTTGACGATCTCCAGCAGCTCGCGCTCGCTCTTCTGCGAGGTGCCGTAGTGGAAGATGGAGATGGACAAGGGGTGCGAGACCCCGATGGCGTAGGACACCTGCGGGGgggatgtggggctgtgggtgagGCCAGCCCCCAGAGGCCGAGAGGGGGGATTGGCACCCGCACAGAACCAGCACCCACCTGGACCAGCACCCtgcggcacagcccggccttCACCAGCGACTTGGCCACCCAGCGCGCGGCGTAGGCGGCCGAGCGATCCACCTTGGTGTAGTCCTTGCCCGAGAAGGCGCCGCCGCCGTGCGCGCCCCAGCCCCCGTACGTGTCCACGATGATCTTGCGGCCGGTGAGCCCCGCGTCaccctgggggacagggacagcagcgtCACAACCCTGGTGTGGCACCAGTGTCATCCATCACCGAGCCGTGAGCACTGTCG
The Ammospiza caudacuta isolate bAmmCau1 chromosome 26, bAmmCau1.pri, whole genome shotgun sequence genome window above contains:
- the VAMP8 gene encoding vesicle-associated membrane protein 8, coding for MAGVPGDAPLADGAGGSGRVRALQQEVQGVTTIMSQNLERILARGENLEQLHSKSQDLEATSEHFRTTSQKMARRYWWKNVKLLIILGLVGVIVLVLIILLATGTIPT
- the GGCX gene encoding vitamin K-dependent gamma-carboxylase; this encodes MVRPARRRRPERGEAAAEPPPSPTGTPKSPGTGTGPGPARRLLGFELRELTRWHRFVRLLHRPQDPAALGAFRAAFGLLMALDVPQERGLGHLDQRYLDGLEVCRFPLLPFLAPLPLDWMYLLYTVMFLGALGIMLGCCYRLSCVAFLCPYWYLLLLDKTSWNNHSYLYGLLGFQLALLGADRYGSVDGLFRPQKRNAHVPLWNYALLRAQVFIVYFIAGLKKLDADWVGGFSMGTLARHWLFAPFRLVLSEELTSRLVVHGGGLVLDLSAGFLLFFDATRPLALVFVTYFHCMNSQLFSIGMFSYTMLATNGLFCRPEWPRGLVARCPPRLQAWLPSTEPPQPSPDCHYGGRRARGGLRPRQHLAAAFTILYVLEQLFLPYSHFITQGYNNWTNGLYGYSWDMMVHSRFHQHVKITYRDGLTGEVGYLKPGAFTQSRRWRDHADMLKQYSACLSRLLPRYNVSQPQIYFDVWVSINERFQQRLVDPRVDLVRAPWSPWTPTPWLLPLLVDLSPWRQRLQELEAQLDGHTDTVFIADFPGLHLENFVSEDLGNTSLRVLKGQVLVELVEQQQNHSLQEGQGMQLPAGQYHKVHTVSPEPSCYMYLYVNTTAMELEQNLTRLQELRERVRNGTEQAPLPPELRPLLGEPLPAGAPLDPLVSLFLRRERRQQRRERESSLAQRLRRFLRRKFFLFRRSALMTMIALRNLALGRPAPERLAQEVAFASWRGEEEEARPESDGGAPRGPEL